One stretch of Pseudovibrio brasiliensis DNA includes these proteins:
- the maiA gene encoding maleylacetoacetate isomerase: MSNITLYDYWRSSASYRVRIALNLKGLSYDMVTVNLLKGEQKDTDNLKRNPQGFVPSLDLEGDMMTQSLAIIEYLDELHPSPALMPATARERARVRMLSHAIAMDIHPVCNLGVVQRIVELSGGDDQVKVNWMREFIAKGLNAFEELLADGQSGKYCHGDQVGLADICLIPQVYNADRWGVDRSHLTRINAIVKEADQLEAFQKAEPKQDA; the protein is encoded by the coding sequence ATGAGCAACATTACTTTATATGATTACTGGCGCTCTTCTGCGAGCTATCGGGTGCGTATTGCGCTGAACCTGAAAGGCCTCAGCTATGACATGGTGACCGTCAATCTGCTCAAGGGCGAGCAGAAGGACACGGATAACCTAAAGCGCAACCCGCAAGGCTTTGTGCCGTCTCTGGATCTGGAAGGCGATATGATGACTCAGTCTCTCGCCATCATCGAGTATCTGGATGAGCTGCACCCATCCCCTGCCCTGATGCCTGCCACGGCCCGCGAACGGGCCCGCGTACGCATGCTGTCCCATGCTATTGCCATGGACATCCACCCGGTCTGTAATTTGGGTGTGGTTCAGCGTATTGTGGAACTGTCTGGCGGAGATGATCAGGTCAAAGTCAACTGGATGCGTGAGTTCATCGCCAAGGGCCTCAATGCCTTTGAAGAGCTGCTGGCCGATGGGCAGAGCGGTAAGTACTGTCATGGAGATCAGGTCGGGCTGGCTGATATCTGCCTTATCCCGCAGGTCTACAATGCGGATCGCTGGGGCGTGGACCGCTCTCACCTGACGCGCATCAACGCCATCGTCAAGGAAGCTGACCAGCTGGAAGCCTTTCAGAAGGCCGAACCAAAACAGGATGCCTGA